GGTCACCTGGTCGCAGATGAGCTTGTCCGTCCTCAACGAAGGGCGTGACCTCCCCGACGAGTACGTGGCCATGATGGAGCAGGGCTGGACCCCGGTGCGGGTCATCGCGGCCGCCCGCAAGGCGCACGGCGAGCAGGTCACCAAGCCGCTCTACGACGCGATCGGCACCCGCATCCACCTCGGTGGCGAGCAGGACTTCCGCGCGGCGACCGCGGCGGCGCTCGAGGAGGTCGGACTGCCCGCAGAGCTCATCGAGGCGGCCGACACCGACGCGCACGACGCCTTCCTGCGCGAGAGCCACGACCGGGCCATCGAGCTCGTCGGCGACGATGTGGGCACCCCGGTGATCTCCGTCGACGGTGTCGCCTTCTTCGGTCCGGTCGTCTCCCCGGCCCCGAAGGGGGAGGCCGCCGGCCGCCTCTTCGACGGCTGCGTCCTCGTCGCCGGCACCGACGGCTTCTTCGAGCTCAAGCGCTCCCGCACCCGCGACCCGATCTTCGACTGAGAGAGAGCATCGACCACATGCGCGTCCACATCGGTGGCGACCACGCCGCCTTCGAGCTCCACCAGGAGCTGCTGACCTTCCTCGCCGACGAGGGCCACGAGGTCACCGACCACGGTCCCTTCGAGTACGACGCCGTCGACGACTACCCGGTCTTCGTCATCCGCACCGCCCAGGCGGTCGCGGCCGACCCGGGCAGTCGCGGCATCGTCCTCGGCGGCTCCGGCAACGGCGAGCAGATGGCGGCCAACAAGGTCGCCGGGATCCGAGCGGCCCTGTGCTACAACGCCGATCTGGCCAGGCTCGCCCGTGAGCACAACGATGCCCAGGTCCTGTCGATGGGCGGGCGGATGCAGTCCGTCGAGGAGTCCAAGGAGATGGTGCGGGTCTTCCTCACCACGGACTTCACCGGCGAGGAGCGCCACCAGCGCCGGATCGACATGGTCAGCGCCTTCGAGGCCGACGGCACGGTCCCTCCGCTGCCCTGAGGCCTACCTGCGAGTAGCCGAAAGCCTGAGCATTCCGGGCCAGAGACCCGCTGTGATCGATCGCGGCGGGTCTCTCGCGTCTGCGGCAATACCACCCGAGACCCGCGGCGAGGGAGGATCGGAGGGTCTCTCTTTTGTCACAACCCTTCCCCCACGGGCGAATTGGTGCTTATGGTGCGGCTACGTCACCACACGGTGACGGTGCCGTCAGACCCGGGGAGTGCACGCTTGTCAGCCATCCTGCCCAGCCGGTTCCCCTCGTGGGCCGAGCGACGCTGGTTGCCGCGGACCCTGCCCGTCCTCGAGGGGCTGCCCCTCCTGGTCATCGTGCTGACCACCACCATCGCCATCACCTCGGCCCACCACGCCTGGCCGCTGAGCGTCCCGCTCGTCGCGCTCATCCCGCCCTGCCTCGTGGTGACCATGCTGTGCCCCATCCGCGACGTGTGGATCGTCTTCGGGTTCGTCGTGGCCTACGTGGCCTACGTCGTGCTCACCTCGAGCGACGGACTGGGCCGGCAGCTGCCGCTGCTGGTGTCGATGGGGCTCATGTACGCGCTGGCCGCCTCGCGCTCCCGCCACGGCGCCGCGGCCTTCGCGGGCAACCGGATGCTGGGTGACCTGCGCACCCGCCTGCTCAAGATGGGCGAGATCCCGACGCTGCCGACCGGCTGGCACGCGGAGCGGTCCTTCGCCACGGCCCACGGCAATGCCTTCGCCGGCGACTTCAACGTCACCTCCCGCAGCCGCTGCGGGCGCACCCTCGAGATGGTCCTCGCCGATGTCAGCGGCAAGGGGCAGGAGGCGGGCACCCGCGCGCTCGTCCTCGCGGGGGCGATCGGTGGGGTCATCGGGTCGTCCGAGCCCGAGCACGTGCTCCCGATGGCCAACGACTTCCTCGAGCGCGACGGCTGGGACGAGGGCTTCGCCACCGCGGTCCACGTCTGCCTCGACATGAGCACCGGGGAGGCCACCGTCTCCTCGGCCGGTCACCCGCCCGCCATGCACTACGACGCGGGCTGTGGTCGCTGGTCGGCCCTGGACGAGGTCCGTGGCCCCGCCCTGGGCTTCATCGCCGGCGCCGCCTACCCGACGGCCAGCACGGTCCTGCACCGCGGTGACGCCCTGCTGATCTACACCGACGGCATCATTGAGTCCCGTGCCCGTGACCTCGACGACGGGATCGACTGGATGCTCGGCGAGGCCGAGGCTCGGGTCTCCCAGGGCTTCTCCGGCCTGGTCAAGCGACTGGTCGTCGGCGGACGCGCCGGGGACGGGGACGACCGCGCCGCCGTCCTCATCTGGCGCGACTGAGCTCGCAGCGCGCTCGCCGTATCCTTTCGGCCGTGAGCACCTCCGAGCCCGACCCGCACAAGCAGCCGATGAACGACACCCCGTTGACCGACGACGGTCGCCGTCACCGGGCGACCGTGCGCACCTTCACCCCCCGCTGGCGCAACTCGCCGCGCGTCGACGAGCTGATGGAGCGACTGCTGCCGCGCTACGGCGTCCCGACGACACCGCTGGACCCCACTGAGCTCTTCGGCGCCAACGTGCCGGTCGTCCTCGAGATCGGCTCGGGCTACGGGGAGTCGGCCATCGCCTACGCCCGCGAGCACCCGGAGCACGGCATCATCGCCGCGGAGGTGCACGTCCCGGGCGTCGCCACGCTGATGGCCAAGGCGCAGGACCAGGGTCTGGACAACCTGCGCACCCATCGTGGTGACGCCATCGAGTACCTGCTGCAGTGCGTGGGGCCCGACCAGCTCGAGGCGGTCCACCTCTTCTTCCCCGACCCGTGGCCCAAGGTCAAGCACGCCAAGCGGCGCTTCGTCCAGCAGGACACCCTCGACATGATCCTGGAGCGCCTGCGCCCCGGAGGCCACCTGCTCATCGCCACCGACCACGCGGCCTATGCGGGCCACGTGCGCAGTCAGCTCGCCCAGCACCCTCGCGTCGCGGTGGTGGAGGGCGAGCGGCCCGCGTGGCGCCCGAGCGCCGGCTTCGAGGACAAGGGCAAGGCCGTCGGCCGGGAGATCCACGAGTTCCGGGTCACCGAGCAGTCCTGACCCCGACCTCGTCGCACTCCCGACCGGCGACCGTGCTCACCACCGGTGCGCGACGTCGATGACCAGACGCGAGTGGTCGCCGGGTCCGGCGAGCGCGAAGGCGCGCATCGGGAGCCGTGCGCGCACGCCCAGCCCGATCGTGCTCTGGCCCTCGAAGCTGCCCGCGGACGCCACCTGGCGGAAGGTCGCGTAGCCCGCGGTGTCGACGAGCTCTCGACTGTTGGCCGGCCGGTAGGTGGGCCGACCCGCGGCGTCGTACGAGGGCACCCGCACGATGATCCGCACGTCGGCGGCTCCTCGCAGGGGCACGGCCGTACCGCTGCCGTCCTGGCGGACGGTGGTCACGTAGCGCACGTCGTACTTGAGCCCGTGCGTCGCGTCGTCGACGTCGAGGACGAGCCGGTCGAAGCACGTGTGGCGCCCCGACCTCACACCCTCGAGGTGTCCCGAGCTGTAGCCCGAGCTGGTGTAGTCAGGCGTCGACCCCCACGTGATCCCGCAGTAGGGCGTGGCCGTGGCGGCCGGTGCGCTGAGCAGCAGTGCCCCGGCAGCCGCGACGGTGCCGATGCCGGCCCGTCCCATGATCCGATTCGTCTTCATGATGTCCATCCCTCCGTGCCGGGCCGGGGCCCGGTGCGATGTGACCCGTTTCACATCTCATGGATCCAGACGCACGAAGGGAGGGGCGGGTTGCGTCCACCAGTGGTCGGGTGGAATGCGGCTCAGCCGAAGAGGGGCTGGCCGATGTACTCGCCCTCGGCGGGACCCGGGGGGATGGCGAAGAGCGCCGACCCGGTGAACTTCAGGTACTCCATCATCGCGTCGTTCTTGGCCATGGAGTTCTGCATCGGGACGAACTGCGTGGCCGGGTCGCGCACGTAGGCGAGGAAGAACAAGCCGGCGTCCAGGGTGCCGAGGTCGGTCGACCCGTCGACGAAGTTGTAGCCGCGACGCAGGATGCGCACCCCGTCGTTGTGGTCGGGGTGGACGACGGCGACGTGCGAGTCCTTGGGCACGATCGGCCCGTCCTTGCCGGGCATCGCGAAGTCCGGGTCGTCGTGCTCCCGCCCGCCGGAGAGCGGGGCGCCGCTGTCCTTGGTGCGCCCGATGAGCGACTCCTGCTCGCCGAGCCCCTGCCGGTCCCAGGTCTCGATGACCATGTTGATCCGGCGCACGGCGAGGTAGGACCCACCGGCGAGCCAGTCGCCGCCGTGGTCGTCGGGCTGGACCCAGACGTGCTCGTCGAGCGCCTTGGCCTCCTCCGCCAGGACGTTCTTGGTGCCGTCCTTGAAGCCGAAGAGGTTGCGCGGGGTGGCCTGGCCGGCGGTGGTGCTCGAGGTGCGGCCGAAGCCCAGCTGGGACCACCGGACCGACACCGTCCCGAAGCCGATCCGCGCGAGGTTGCGGATCGCGTGGACCGCCACCTGGGGGTCGTCGGCGCAGGCCTGGACGCACAGGTCGCCCCGGCTGCGGGCCTGGTCGAGCTGGTCCCCGGGGAAGTGCGGCAGGTCCGTGAGCACCTCGGGCCGGCGGTCGGCCAGCCCGAAGCGGTCCTTGCCCTCGTCGTCGACGAAGAGCCCGGGGCCGAAGCCGAAGGTCAGGGTCAGTCGTGAGGGTGGCAGGCCGATGGCCTCGCCGGTGTCGTCAGGCGGCAGCCGGTAGTCGCCCTCGACGGGCCCGATCGGCCCGGCCGGGCCGCCGTCCATGAGCCGCTCGGCGGCGAGGGTCCACTCCTTCAGCAGCGAGATCAACCGTGCCCGCGACGTCGTGGTGACGTCGAAGGCGGCGAAGTGCAGCCGGTCCTGGACGGGTGTGGTGATCCCGGGCTGGTGGGTACCGCGCAGGGCGAAGGGGGAGGGGGGCGCCCCCTTCGTCGGCTCGGCAGCCGTCGCTCGCCCGGCGGTGAAGCCACCGGCGATGCCGATGGCCGAGGCCACCGCACCGGTGCCGATCATCGCGCGCCGCGACGGGCCCGAGGACGTGCTCTCGGTGGTCTCCTCCTCGGTCACACGACCGCCGCCGTCAGCTTCGACAGCGGCTCCGACAGCGCGTTGACCGCGTCGGAGAGGTCCTTGACCTCGGCCTTGGTGAGGTCGGTGTAGGAGACGAAGCCGTCGCCCTTCTTGTGCTGGTCCAGCAGCTTCTGCAGCTCGGCGAAGCGGGTGTCGAGCTGCTTGGCGAGGTCCTTGTCCCCGTTGGCCACGAGGACCGGTCGCACGCCGTCGTAGCCGACCTTGGCGCCGTCGACATTGGCCTGGAAGTCCCACAGGTCGGTGTGCGACCAGGCCTCCTCCTCGCCGGTGACCTTGCCCTTGGCGACCTCCTCGAGCAGGCCGCGGGAGCCGTTGGCGATCTGGTCGATGGTGAAGGTCATCTTCTGGATACGAGAGTCGAGCGTCGTGGTGTTCTTGAGCAGGTCCTGGCCGTAGGTCTTGCGCTGCGCGTCGGTGAGCGCGGTGTAGTCCTTGGCGTCCTGCGGCCACAGGTCCTTCTCGATGCGGTGCCAGCCGGTCCACTTCTGAGCGGGCTCGAGGTCGGCCTCGCGGGCGTCCATCTTGGGGTCGAGGTCGCCGAAGGACTCGGCGACGGTCTCGATCCGCTCCCAGTGCACCCGGGCCTTGGCGTAGAGGTCGCGCGCCTCGTCGTCCTTGCCGGCCTCGTAGAGCCGGACGAACTCCGTCGTCTTGGTGAGCAGCTGGTCGGACTGGTCCTTGACGTAGGTGGCGTAGTTGGTCTGGGCCTTCTCGACGTTGGCCTGGTCGCCCGCGCCGACGGGGGTGTCGGACTTCGTGACGGTGAAGCCGGCCCGGATGCCCTCGCCCTTCATCCCGGGCTTGCAGGCCGTCGAGTAGGTGCCCGCGGGCACGTTGACGACGAGGTCCCGCGAGAGCTGGGGACCGATGTTCTCCACCTCGCCGACGATGCGCAGCCCGTCCTCACCCAGGAGGTAGAACTCGGTGACCTGCTTGCCCGAGTTGGTGACCTCGAAGGTCACCGGGCCGGCCGGGACCTCGGTCGTCGAGACCTTGCAGGAGTCGTCGCTCGACGTGACGGTGACCTTGCCGTCGCTGCCGTCGGCACCGGTCGTGGGGGAGTTGCTCGTGCACGCGGCCAGTCCGGGCACGAGCAGGGCGAGGCTGGCGCCGGTGGCGAGGTGTCGCAGGTTCATCGAGGTCCTTGGTGTGTGGCGGATCTGGCGAAGGGGGTGCTCATGCCGACGCGACGGCCTGGCGGGGAGCGGTGGGCTGGGTCCGGCGGCGGCTGCCGCGGATGAAGAGGGCGAGGACCGGGACGACGTAGGCGACCCAGGCGAGGGCCTGCAGGAGCGTGGTCCGCGGCGTGAAGTTGAAGATGCCCTTGAGCAGGGTGGCGTACCAGGACGTCGGGTCGATGATGTGCGAGACGTCGAAGGCGAGGGTGTTCAGCCCCGGCAGGAAGCGCGCCTCCTGCAGGTCGTGGATGCCGTAGGCGAGGACGCCCGCGGCGACGAGCACGAGGAAGGCGCCGGTCCAGGTGAAGAAGGTCGACAGGTTGATCGAGATGGCGCCGCGGTAGATGAGCCAGCCGAGCACGACGGCGGTGGCCAGCCCCAGGGCAGCACCGAGCAGGGGCGTCCACGTCGAGCCGCGATCGCCGCTCACGGCGCGTGAGGTGGCCCAGAGGAAGAGGGCGGTCTCCAGCCCCTCGCGGCCGACCGCGAGGACGGCGACCACGACGAGGCCCCAGGCGCTCCCTTCGGCTGCCATGTCGATGCGGCCGCGGAGCTCGCTGCCCAGACCGCGGGCGGTGCGGGCCATCCAGAAGACCATCCAGGTGACGAAGCCGACAGCGATGATCGACAGGGTGCCGCCGATGAGCTCCTGGGCCTCGAAGGTCAGGCCGCGCGGGCCGAAGGTGAGCAGCGCGCCGAAGGCCAGGCTGATCGCGATGGCCACCGCGACACCGGTCCAGATGCGGGGGAGCAGGTGTCGCCGCTCGCTCTTGACGAGGTAGGCGACGAGGATGCTGACGACGAGGGCTGCTTCCAGGCCCTCGCGCAGACCGATGAGGTAGTTGGCGAGCACACCAAGGACAGTACTCCTGGTTTGGGCAGCCTCACCTAACAAGCGGTGAGTGTCTCAAGATCTGAAGAACGTGGAGCGGGCGACGGGAATCGAACCCGCGTAGCCAGTTTGGAAGACTGGGGCTCTACCATTGAGCTACGCCCGCGCGCTCGCCCACCAACTGGCCTGTGCCAGCGGGCGGTTGAGCAGGGGTTAGCCTAGACCCCGTTCGTGACTCGATCACAATCGGGGCGCGCGGGGTATGGCGCAGGTTGGTAGCGCGTCCGCTTTGGGAGCGGAAGGTCGTCGGTTCGAATCCGGCTACCCCGACACGATGTCCGACCCGCTGCGTGGTCGATCGGATGGCAGGCTGACGCCGTGACCTTCGACCCGGCGACCTACCTGGCCCTCGTGACCGCCCTGGCCGTGCTCTGCCAGGTGATCGCCTGGTCGGTGCGCATCCCCTCGATCCTCATCCTGCTGGTCGTCGGTTTCGCCCTGGGCCAGCTCGTCAGTCCCGACGAGGTCCTCGGGCGGGAGGTGCTCTTCGGCGGGGTCTCGCTCGCGGTCGGGATCATCCTCTTCGAGGGGAGCCTCTCCCTTCGCCTGCACGACATCCGTGACCTGCGCCGGCCGATCCTGCGGCTGTGCTCGGTGACCGTCGCCGTGGCGTGGGCGCTCATCACACTCACCGGCTGGCTGCTCGGGTTCCCGCTCGAGCTGGCCCTGCTCGTCGGCGCGATCCTCGTCGTCACCGGGCCGACCGTCATCGCACCGATCCTGCGCCAGCTGCGCCCGACCCGCCGGGTCGCGGCCCTTCTGCGGTGGGAGGGGATCGTCGTCGACCCGATCGGTGCGATCCTCGCGGTCCTCGTCTTCCAGGCGGTCCTCGCCGGGGCGTCCGCCGACCCGTGGTTGGCCGTCGCCAGGACCCTCGGCATCACCATCGTCACGGCGGTCGGCATCGCCCTCGTGCTGGGCATCGTCCTCGAGTACGCGATCAAGCGACGTCTGGTGCCGGACTTCCTCCACGGCGCGGTCTTCATCGCGGCGGCGGTCGGTGCCCTC
The genomic region above belongs to Janibacter limosus and contains:
- a CDS encoding DsbA family protein — encoded protein: MATTPVQMWFDPLCPWAWMTSRWLMEVEQVRDIEVTWSQMSLSVLNEGRDLPDEYVAMMEQGWTPVRVIAAARKAHGEQVTKPLYDAIGTRIHLGGEQDFRAATAAALEEVGLPAELIEAADTDAHDAFLRESHDRAIELVGDDVGTPVISVDGVAFFGPVVSPAPKGEAAGRLFDGCVLVAGTDGFFELKRSRTRDPIFD
- a CDS encoding ribose-5-phosphate isomerase, with the translated sequence MRVHIGGDHAAFELHQELLTFLADEGHEVTDHGPFEYDAVDDYPVFVIRTAQAVAADPGSRGIVLGGSGNGEQMAANKVAGIRAALCYNADLARLAREHNDAQVLSMGGRMQSVEESKEMVRVFLTTDFTGEERHQRRIDMVSAFEADGTVPPLP
- a CDS encoding PP2C family protein-serine/threonine phosphatase; amino-acid sequence: MSAILPSRFPSWAERRWLPRTLPVLEGLPLLVIVLTTTIAITSAHHAWPLSVPLVALIPPCLVVTMLCPIRDVWIVFGFVVAYVAYVVLTSSDGLGRQLPLLVSMGLMYALAASRSRHGAAAFAGNRMLGDLRTRLLKMGEIPTLPTGWHAERSFATAHGNAFAGDFNVTSRSRCGRTLEMVLADVSGKGQEAGTRALVLAGAIGGVIGSSEPEHVLPMANDFLERDGWDEGFATAVHVCLDMSTGEATVSSAGHPPAMHYDAGCGRWSALDEVRGPALGFIAGAAYPTASTVLHRGDALLIYTDGIIESRARDLDDGIDWMLGEAEARVSQGFSGLVKRLVVGGRAGDGDDRAAVLIWRD
- the trmB gene encoding tRNA (guanosine(46)-N7)-methyltransferase TrmB is translated as MSTSEPDPHKQPMNDTPLTDDGRRHRATVRTFTPRWRNSPRVDELMERLLPRYGVPTTPLDPTELFGANVPVVLEIGSGYGESAIAYAREHPEHGIIAAEVHVPGVATLMAKAQDQGLDNLRTHRGDAIEYLLQCVGPDQLEAVHLFFPDPWPKVKHAKRRFVQQDTLDMILERLRPGGHLLIATDHAAYAGHVRSQLAQHPRVAVVEGERPAWRPSAGFEDKGKAVGREIHEFRVTEQS
- a CDS encoding AMIN-like domain-containing (lipo)protein, which codes for MKTNRIMGRAGIGTVAAAGALLLSAPAATATPYCGITWGSTPDYTSSGYSSGHLEGVRSGRHTCFDRLVLDVDDATHGLKYDVRYVTTVRQDGSGTAVPLRGAADVRIIVRVPSYDAAGRPTYRPANSRELVDTAGYATFRQVASAGSFEGQSTIGLGVRARLPMRAFALAGPGDHSRLVIDVAHRW
- the efeB gene encoding iron uptake transporter deferrochelatase/peroxidase subunit, translated to MTEEETTESTSSGPSRRAMIGTGAVASAIGIAGGFTAGRATAAEPTKGAPPSPFALRGTHQPGITTPVQDRLHFAAFDVTTTSRARLISLLKEWTLAAERLMDGGPAGPIGPVEGDYRLPPDDTGEAIGLPPSRLTLTFGFGPGLFVDDEGKDRFGLADRRPEVLTDLPHFPGDQLDQARSRGDLCVQACADDPQVAVHAIRNLARIGFGTVSVRWSQLGFGRTSSTTAGQATPRNLFGFKDGTKNVLAEEAKALDEHVWVQPDDHGGDWLAGGSYLAVRRINMVIETWDRQGLGEQESLIGRTKDSGAPLSGGREHDDPDFAMPGKDGPIVPKDSHVAVVHPDHNDGVRILRRGYNFVDGSTDLGTLDAGLFFLAYVRDPATQFVPMQNSMAKNDAMMEYLKFTGSALFAIPPGPAEGEYIGQPLFG
- the efeO gene encoding iron uptake system protein EfeO; translated protein: MNLRHLATGASLALLVPGLAACTSNSPTTGADGSDGKVTVTSSDDSCKVSTTEVPAGPVTFEVTNSGKQVTEFYLLGEDGLRIVGEVENIGPQLSRDLVVNVPAGTYSTACKPGMKGEGIRAGFTVTKSDTPVGAGDQANVEKAQTNYATYVKDQSDQLLTKTTEFVRLYEAGKDDEARDLYAKARVHWERIETVAESFGDLDPKMDAREADLEPAQKWTGWHRIEKDLWPQDAKDYTALTDAQRKTYGQDLLKNTTTLDSRIQKMTFTIDQIANGSRGLLEEVAKGKVTGEEEAWSHTDLWDFQANVDGAKVGYDGVRPVLVANGDKDLAKQLDTRFAELQKLLDQHKKGDGFVSYTDLTKAEVKDLSDAVNALSEPLSKLTAAVV
- the efeU gene encoding iron uptake transporter permease EfeU, whose translation is MLANYLIGLREGLEAALVVSILVAYLVKSERRHLLPRIWTGVAVAIAISLAFGALLTFGPRGLTFEAQELIGGTLSIIAVGFVTWMVFWMARTARGLGSELRGRIDMAAEGSAWGLVVVAVLAVGREGLETALFLWATSRAVSGDRGSTWTPLLGAALGLATAVVLGWLIYRGAISINLSTFFTWTGAFLVLVAAGVLAYGIHDLQEARFLPGLNTLAFDVSHIIDPTSWYATLLKGIFNFTPRTTLLQALAWVAYVVPVLALFIRGSRRRTQPTAPRQAVASA